In Scatophagus argus isolate fScaArg1 chromosome 3, fScaArg1.pri, whole genome shotgun sequence, one genomic interval encodes:
- the cdc42 gene encoding cell division control protein 42 homolog isoform X2: MQTIKCVVVGDGAVGKTCLLISYTTNKFPSEYVPTVFDNYAVTVMIGGEPYTLGLFDTAGQEDYDRLRPLSYPQTDVFLVCFSVVSPSSFENVKEKWVPEITHHCPKTPFLLVGTQIDLRDDPSTIEKLAKNKQKPITPETAEKLARDLKAVKYVECSALTQRGLKNVFDEAILAALEPPETQRKRKCCIF; this comes from the exons ATGCAGACCATCAAGTGTGTCGTAGTTGGGGACGGTGCTGTGGGTAAAACCTGCCTGCTCATCTCTTACACCACAAACAAGTTTCCCTCTGAATATGTACCTACG GTGTTTGATAACTATGCTGTAACTGTAATGATTGGAGGCGAGCCCTACACTCTTGGCTTGTTTGATACAGCAG GTCAGGAAGACTACGACAGGTTACGACCTCTGAGTTACCCCCAGACAGATGTCTTCCTTGTCTGTTTCTCCGTTgtgtccccctcctcctttgaaaatgtcaaagaaaag tgGGTTCCAGAGATCACCCACCATTGTCCAAAGACCCCTTTTCTGCTAGTTGGGACTCAGATTGACTTGCGGGATGACCCATCTACTATAGAGAAGCTGGCCAAGAACAAGCAAAAGCCCATCACTCCGGAGACAGCTGAGAAGCTGGCGAGAGACCTCAAGGCTGTGAAATACGTGGAGTGCTCAGCCCTCACGCag CGAGGGCTGAAGAATGTATTTGACGAAGCTATCCTAGCTGCCCTAGAGCCACCTGAGACgcaaagaaagaggaaatgctGTATATTTTAA
- the snrpe gene encoding small nuclear ribonucleoprotein E: protein MAYRGQGQKVQKVMVQPINLIFRYLQNRSRIQVWLYEQVNMRIEGCIIGFDEYMNLVLDDAEEVHMKTKNRKPLGRIMLKGDNITLLQSVSN, encoded by the exons ATGGCGTACAGAGGACAAGGACAGAAGGTCCAGAAGGTTATGGTGCAACCCATT AACCTAATTTTCAGGTATCTACAAAAT CGCTCACGGATCCAGGTGTGGCTGTATGAACAGGTGAACATGCGGATAGAGGGCTGCATCATT GGTTTTGATGAGTACATGAACCTGGTTCTAGATGATGCTGAGGAAGTTCACATgaagacaaagaacagaaagCCACTGG GGAGGATCATGTTGAAAGGAGACAACATTACCTTGCTGCAGAGTGTGTCTAACTAG